The Timaviella obliquedivisa GSE-PSE-MK23-08B genome window below encodes:
- a CDS encoding DUF4351 domain-containing protein, giving the protein MVDLLAEVQQSGEDVGFLVHLEAQSYTEADFARRMFFYFARLYQKYRQRVYPIVVFSFDEPYRAEANCHIVEFQNRKVLEFSFEAIQLNRLDWRDFLSQRNPVAAALMAKMQIMPEDRPKVKAECLRILATLRLDAARTRLISGFVDTYLRLNSTEETLFQAEVAKIELSDRREIMQIVTSWMQQGIEQGIEQGERSLIFRLLGHQVGTVPDELVEQLNRLSREQLESLGEALLDFGGLADLEHWLVENV; this is encoded by the coding sequence ATAGTTGATTTGTTGGCAGAGGTGCAGCAGTCAGGAGAAGACGTAGGATTTTTGGTACATCTAGAGGCGCAGTCCTATACCGAAGCCGACTTTGCCCGTCGCATGTTTTTCTACTTTGCAAGGCTCTACCAAAAATACCGTCAGCGGGTATACCCCATTGTCGTCTTCTCATTTGATGAACCCTATCGAGCAGAAGCCAATTGCCATATTGTAGAATTTCAAAATCGCAAGGTTTTAGAATTTAGCTTTGAGGCAATTCAATTAAACCGCCTTGATTGGCGAGACTTTCTGAGTCAGCGCAATCCTGTTGCGGCAGCACTAATGGCAAAGATGCAAATCATGCCAGAAGATCGTCCTAAAGTTAAAGCAGAGTGTCTGAGAATATTAGCAACCCTACGTTTAGATGCAGCCCGAACTCGTTTGATTTCGGGTTTCGTAGATACTTATCTTAGGCTCAATTCTACTGAAGAAACTCTGTTTCAAGCAGAGGTTGCTAAAATTGAGCTAAGCGATCGGAGAGAGATTATGCAAATTGTAACAAGTTGGATGCAGCAGGGCATTGAGCAGGGCATTGAGCAGGGTGAGCGATCGCTAATCTTTCGGCTATTAGGGCATCAAGTAGGAACAGTGCCTGATGAATTAGTCGAGCAATTAAATAGGCTGTCTAGAGAACAGTTAGAGTCTCTAGGTGAAGCGCTGCTGGATTTTGGTGGATTGGCAGATTTGGAGCATTGGCTAGTAGAGAATGTTTAA
- a CDS encoding FGGY-family carbohydrate kinase: MDKSVYLGIDFGTSGARAIAINVHKQVQAETHIRFEQSPPDLANYWRTTLFQLICQIPLDIRQNIQAIVIDGTSSTVILCDRQGQPLAAPILYNDDRAAAVLPQVRAIAPSNHPVISATSSFAKLLWWAASFSSTAAYFLHQADWLSFELHGQIGITDYHNALKLGYDVQSLCYPDWLQNSPFYLPNVVAPGTAIAPILPHLSIALGLPADCIIRAGTTDSIAAFLASRVQTPGGAVTSLGSTLVLKLLSRTRVDHGQSGIYSHRLGNLWLVGGASNTGGAVLRHFFNDAALRRLSPLICPETENPLDYYPLLKPGERFPTNDPNLSPRLEPRPSSQVEFLHGLLESMARIEAKGYGLLQELGATPLTHVYTAGGGAKNEVWQKLRSRHLKVPVARSLQTEAAYGTALLALSSS, from the coding sequence ATGGATAAGAGTGTCTACTTAGGAATCGATTTTGGTACCTCTGGGGCACGGGCGATCGCCATCAATGTCCATAAACAAGTCCAGGCTGAAACTCATATTCGTTTTGAACAATCTCCTCCAGATCTAGCAAACTATTGGCGGACTACACTCTTTCAATTAATTTGCCAAATTCCTCTAGACATTAGGCAGAATATTCAAGCGATCGTCATTGATGGCACCTCTTCTACGGTAATTCTCTGCGATCGGCAAGGTCAGCCCTTAGCGGCTCCCATTCTTTATAACGATGACCGAGCAGCGGCAGTGCTGCCCCAGGTGAGAGCGATCGCCCCGTCCAATCATCCGGTGATTAGCGCCACTTCGAGTTTTGCAAAACTCCTTTGGTGGGCTGCTTCCTTTTCCTCAACAGCCGCCTATTTTTTGCATCAGGCAGATTGGCTCTCTTTTGAACTGCACGGGCAAATTGGCATCACAGATTACCACAACGCTTTAAAGTTGGGGTATGACGTTCAGTCGCTTTGCTATCCTGATTGGCTTCAAAACTCACCGTTTTATCTCCCTAATGTGGTTGCTCCAGGGACGGCGATCGCTCCTATTCTGCCTCACCTTAGCATCGCGCTTGGCTTGCCTGCTGACTGCATCATTCGGGCAGGCACGACAGACAGCATTGCGGCATTTTTGGCGAGCCGTGTACAGACTCCGGGTGGAGCAGTGACTTCGTTGGGGTCAACCTTGGTGCTAAAGCTGTTGAGCCGAACTAGGGTTGACCATGGACAGTCGGGCATCTACAGTCATCGGTTAGGCAACTTGTGGCTGGTGGGGGGCGCATCCAATACGGGCGGTGCAGTGCTGCGGCATTTTTTCAATGATGCAGCACTGCGGCGGCTGAGTCCATTAATTTGCCCTGAAACAGAAAACCCCCTGGATTATTACCCATTGCTGAAGCCCGGAGAGCGTTTTCCTACAAATGATCCTAATCTGTCGCCACGACTAGAGCCGCGCCCTAGTTCACAGGTAGAGTTTCTGCACGGTTTGCTTGAAAGCATGGCTCGGATTGAGGCGAAGGGTTATGGGCTGTTGCAAGAGTTAGGCGCAACTCCGTTGACCCATGTTTATACCGCGGGAGGTGGGGCAAAGAATGAGGTGTGGCAGAAATTGCGATCGCGCCATCTCAAGGTACCTGTGGCACGATCGCTTCAAACTGAAGCTGCCTACGGGACTGCCCTTTTAGCCTTATCGTCTTCCTAA
- a CDS encoding DUF1232 domain-containing protein has product MKLFGAQSIYDWYRDVIRNPKYRWWIIVGSLAYIISPIDIAPDFIPIIGQVDDVLIMTLLVSEVSQLLINRVKTMKGKESVVDATASENNPVEVNAVQVD; this is encoded by the coding sequence ATGAAATTATTCGGCGCTCAATCTATTTATGACTGGTACCGTGATGTTATCCGTAACCCTAAATATCGCTGGTGGATCATTGTAGGTAGCTTGGCATACATTATTAGCCCAATTGATATCGCTCCCGACTTTATTCCTATCATTGGTCAGGTCGATGATGTGTTAATCATGACACTGTTGGTTTCTGAAGTTTCTCAGCTTTTGATTAACCGTGTGAAAACGATGAAAGGCAAAGAGTCTGTTGTAGATGCTACAGCCTCAGAGAATAACCCAGTTGAGGTTAATGCAGTCCAGGTTGATTAA
- a CDS encoding AbrB family transcriptional regulator — MSENSPNSLTGKALLQKVKELAHLPRREKARRCGYYTSGKNNQTRVNLADFFEALLEAKGTTLSAEGSKDGRGREPTYRVSVHKNGQIVIGSTYTEKMGLKAGDEFEIKLGYKHIRLNQIDAGDA, encoded by the coding sequence ATGAGTGAAAATTCGCCTAATTCGTTAACAGGAAAAGCACTACTTCAAAAAGTCAAAGAGCTTGCTCACTTACCCCGTCGGGAAAAAGCAAGACGCTGTGGTTACTATACCTCTGGGAAAAACAACCAAACCCGTGTGAACTTGGCTGATTTCTTTGAAGCACTTCTAGAAGCAAAAGGTACAACCCTTAGCGCCGAGGGTTCTAAAGATGGTCGGGGGCGAGAGCCAACTTACCGCGTTAGTGTCCATAAAAATGGACAAATTGTGATTGGGTCAACGTACACCGAAAAGATGGGCTTGAAAGCAGGCGACGAGTTTGAAATCAAACTGGGCTACAAACATATCCGCCTCAATCAAATTGATGCAGGTGATGCCTAA
- a CDS encoding CPBP family intramembrane metalloprotease, whose product MDLANLITDLAQASAALQILAFFGVWLVLWLPIALPLAIALKWHPPQPLTLSQKLPLLASLYLIAPLVLWGFAALAGASFAIYGLPWKLSVLRSLAQGVGGGILGLAILLGIERALGWVRWQTPTQSLAKTLIPTLGLGIGVSLTEELIFRGFLLNQLQQEYLPWIAATIASLIFAVLHLVWEGKENIPQLPGLWLMGMVLVLARWVNGGELGLAWGLHAGWIWAIATIDTAELISPTGKGAAWLTGFGGKPLAGIMGILFLLGTGGALGLMGG is encoded by the coding sequence ATGGATCTTGCCAATTTAATCACTGATTTAGCTCAGGCTTCTGCGGCTCTCCAGATACTCGCTTTTTTTGGGGTTTGGTTAGTTTTGTGGTTACCGATCGCCCTTCCCCTAGCGATCGCCCTTAAATGGCATCCTCCTCAACCTTTGACCCTTTCCCAAAAGCTGCCCCTGTTGGCATCGCTTTACCTAATTGCGCCCTTGGTACTCTGGGGATTTGCGGCACTGGCTGGCGCATCTTTTGCAATCTATGGATTGCCATGGAAACTCTCGGTTCTACGCTCGCTGGCTCAAGGAGTGGGGGGAGGAATCTTGGGTTTGGCGATCTTGTTAGGAATTGAGAGGGCTTTGGGCTGGGTGCGTTGGCAGACCCCTACCCAGAGTTTAGCTAAGACATTGATTCCAACCCTAGGCTTAGGTATTGGGGTCAGCCTGACGGAAGAACTGATTTTTCGAGGCTTTTTACTTAATCAGTTGCAGCAAGAGTATCTGCCCTGGATTGCTGCAACGATCGCCAGCCTGATTTTTGCTGTATTACATTTGGTCTGGGAAGGGAAGGAGAACATTCCTCAATTGCCCGGTTTGTGGCTGATGGGCATGGTATTGGTGCTAGCCCGTTGGGTAAATGGGGGCGAGTTAGGGTTGGCATGGGGGCTGCACGCTGGATGGATATGGGCGATCGCCACGATTGACACAGCAGAACTAATTTCGCCCACTGGAAAAGGCGCTGCCTGGCTAACAGGTTTTGGGGGTAAACCCTTGGCAGGAATAATGGGGATTTTGTTTTTACTAGGAACGGGTGGGGCGCTGGGGTTAATGGGCGGGTAA